A region from the Nymphalis io chromosome 9, ilAglIoxx1.1, whole genome shotgun sequence genome encodes:
- the LOC126770602 gene encoding uncharacterized protein LOC126770602 — protein sequence MSSHWTNENAILRDLSVAQGREVPAEIVNPVGSNEKPPALNYTEETEEEYFTGCVGSGDFETGPDIQLIQHMLNLVREVSVTDIEDKGTDHTKTIVEITKSNPNVSQGTSAGLESILKSDVKKNIKKPKKKRNVAVASLIEKYGDNMYTNEDNIEIQVPSTKLLKPDDFIPDLKDISTECSSNSESVYKTIPMIQSTTSMFKKKSPNRKSLGNTSTYQKEGHSSMSMTTENDISLDKYKPGNFVPSSHAGERYKEYLERSKLKEIVKEDVWTKAERLMKDIDSKRKQECFDVESPTTSSQDVHSLEAKGMDFVRLPQHRHLLTGDCTVCKVLCTHNKEQLKDIHDE from the exons atgtcctCGCACTGGACTAACGAAAATGCAATTCTGAGGGATTTATCCGTGGCACAGGGACGTGAAGTCCCTGCTGAAATCGTTAATCCAGTGGGTTCCAATGAAAAACCACCCGCTCTCAATTATACGGAAG AAACAGAAGAAGAGTATTTTACTGGCTGTGTTGGCAGTGGTGACTTTGAAACCGGACCTGATATTCAACTTATTCAGCATATGCTAAACTTG GTGAGAGAAGTTAGCGTAACAGATATTGAAGATAAGGGAACTGATCATACAAAAACAATAGTAGAAATTACCAAATCAAATCCTAACGTTTCTCAAGGAACAAGTGCTGGACTGGAATCAATATTGAAAagtgatgtaaaaaaaaatataaaaaaaccaaaaaagaAAAGGAATGTTGCTGTTGCTTCACTCATTGAAAAATATGGAGATAATATGTATACTAATGAAGACAATATTGAAATACAAGTGCCTAGCACGAAACTTTTGAAACCGGATGATTTTATACCTGATCTTAAAGACATTTCAACCGAATGTAGCAGCAATAGTGAATCAGTTTACAAAACAATCCCAATGATTCAATCAACCACTTCAATGTTTAAGAAGAAATCTCCAAATAGAAAGAGTCTGGGTAACACAAGCACATATCAGAAAGAAGGTCATTCATCAATGTCTATGACAACTGAAAATGACATTTCGttagataaatataaaccaGGAAATTTCGTTCCATCTTCACATGCTGGGGAACGCTATAAAGAATACTTAGAAAGAAGTAAATTAAAGGAAATTGTCAAGGAAGATGTATGGACCAAAGCTGAGCGGCTAATGAAGGACATTGACTCTAAAAG aaaacaGGAGTGCTTTGATGTTGAATCTCCTACAACTAGTTCCCAGGATGTGCATAGCTTAGAGGCAAAAG GTATGGATTTTGTACGTCTTCCACAACATCGCCATCTCTTGACTGGAGATTGTACAGTTTGTAAGGTTCTATGCACACATAACAAGGAACAACTGAAAGACATACACGATGAATGA